Genomic window (Kosakonia sp. BYX6):
CCGTAAGCGTGATGGTATCGGGTTCTCCCATGGATGTGGAAGACGCAATTAAAGCCAAAGCCGCCGCCGCGAAAGCCGATTATTACGTCATCATTATGATGGATGACAGCGTATTTCCGGGGCGCTGGTACGGACGCGCCTTGTTATATCGGCAATAGCGAGGTGTTGATTTTAAGGACTTTTACACTGCTTTGCGTCCATTGATGTTCTCCTGTGCACAATTAGATTTCGTATCTGTTGCGCAAGGAAGCCCTGCAATGAATCGGGGTAACGTAAAATGGAGCTGACAATGAAACGATCTCTCGCCATAAACTCGCTGTTACTTTCGTCGGGAATGCTGAATACAACAGCGCAGCCCGCAGAGTTCGCTAGCGCAGACTGCGTGACAGGGTTAAACGAAATCGGTTTGATTTCCGTCAACAATGTCTCAGGAAGCCTCCAGGATGTGGAGCGCGTAATTGCGTTAAAGGCCGATGAACAGGGCGCTTCCTGGTATCGCATCA
Coding sequences:
- the yjfN gene encoding DUF1471 family protease activator YjfN, producing the protein MELTMKRSLAINSLLLSSGMLNTTAQPAEFASADCVTGLNEIGLISVNNVSGSLQDVERVIALKADEQGASWYRIIRMQEEKQADYWRVQAILYA